The Megasphaera stantonii genome includes a window with the following:
- the thrS gene encoding threonine--tRNA ligase, whose amino-acid sequence MAELVLKDGSKKVFADGISLYDAAKELSNSLAKKVLVAKVNGDVTDLRETIVDGSTVEFLTFDAQEGKDTLRHTASHIMAQAVQRLFKDVKLAIGPSIENGFYYDFDTEHRFTQEDFASIEAEMEKIVKENLALTKEVVSRDEALKMFKDAGQDYKVELIEDLPEGEQISLYRQGDFVDLCAGPHCETTGRVKAFKLLTVAGAYWRGDEHNKMLQRIYGTAFEKKDDLDAYLHMLAEAEKRDHRKLGKQLDLFSFHEEGPGFPFFHAKGMVLRKTLLKFWYELHDEAEYDEISTPTILSRHLWEQSGHWDHYRDNMYFTTIDDEPYAIKPMNCPGGILVYKSDVHSYRDFPMRMAELGLVHRHELHGALHGLFRVRCFTQDDAHIFMLPSQMEEEISGVIDLFDKAYNVFGLEYRVELSTRPEDSMGSDEIWELATSTLRKVLEDRNIPYQVNEGDGAFYGPKLDFHVKDSIGRTWQCGTIQLDMLMPERFDMTYVGEDGQKHRPVMVHRTCFGSIERFLGILIENYAGAFPVWLAPVQIKFLPISDKHLAYALELRKKFKKLGIRVEVDESNEKIGYKIRKAQMEKVPYMAIIGDKEIETNTLSLRDRAKGDLGAKPVDEVVAHIQELTATRKG is encoded by the coding sequence ATGGCAGAATTAGTGTTAAAAGACGGCAGCAAAAAAGTATTTGCCGACGGCATTTCGTTGTATGATGCCGCAAAAGAGCTGAGCAACAGCTTGGCTAAGAAAGTATTGGTAGCGAAAGTCAATGGAGACGTAACGGATTTGCGGGAAACCATCGTCGACGGTTCTACCGTTGAATTCCTGACTTTTGACGCCCAGGAAGGGAAGGACACGCTCCGCCATACGGCATCCCATATCATGGCGCAGGCCGTTCAGCGTTTGTTCAAGGATGTTAAACTCGCTATCGGCCCGTCCATCGAAAACGGTTTTTACTACGATTTCGATACGGAACACCGGTTTACGCAGGAAGATTTCGCCTCCATCGAAGCAGAAATGGAAAAAATCGTCAAAGAAAATCTCGCTTTGACGAAAGAAGTCGTATCCCGCGACGAAGCGCTGAAAATGTTTAAAGACGCCGGTCAGGACTACAAGGTAGAATTGATTGAAGACCTGCCGGAGGGCGAACAGATTTCCTTATACCGCCAGGGAGATTTCGTCGATTTGTGCGCAGGACCGCACTGCGAAACGACGGGCCGGGTCAAAGCTTTTAAGCTGCTGACGGTGGCCGGTGCGTACTGGCGCGGCGATGAACATAATAAGATGCTTCAGCGTATTTACGGCACGGCTTTCGAAAAGAAAGACGACTTGGATGCATATCTGCACATGCTGGCTGAAGCGGAAAAGCGTGACCATCGTAAATTGGGCAAGCAGCTCGACTTGTTCAGCTTCCACGAAGAAGGCCCGGGCTTCCCGTTCTTCCACGCAAAAGGCATGGTTCTCCGCAAGACGCTGCTCAAATTCTGGTATGAACTGCACGATGAAGCGGAATACGACGAAATCAGCACGCCGACGATCCTGAGCCGCCACCTGTGGGAACAGTCCGGTCACTGGGATCATTACCGTGACAATATGTACTTCACGACTATCGACGACGAACCGTACGCGATTAAGCCGATGAACTGCCCCGGCGGTATCCTCGTATATAAGAGCGACGTCCATAGTTATCGTGATTTCCCCATGCGGATGGCTGAATTAGGCCTGGTTCACCGCCATGAGCTCCACGGCGCCCTCCACGGCTTGTTCCGCGTTCGCTGCTTCACCCAGGACGACGCCCACATCTTCATGCTGCCGAGCCAGATGGAAGAAGAAATTTCCGGCGTTATCGACTTGTTTGACAAGGCTTACAACGTATTCGGCTTGGAATACCGCGTCGAATTGTCCACTCGTCCGGAAGACTCCATGGGCTCCGACGAAATTTGGGAATTAGCGACGAGCACCCTGCGCAAGGTATTGGAAGACAGAAACATTCCGTACCAGGTCAACGAAGGCGACGGCGCTTTCTACGGTCCAAAGCTCGACTTCCACGTCAAGGATTCCATCGGCCGTACTTGGCAGTGCGGTACGATTCAGCTCGATATGCTCATGCCGGAACGCTTCGACATGACCTATGTCGGCGAAGACGGCCAGAAGCATCGCCCGGTCATGGTACACCGTACCTGCTTCGGCAGCATCGAACGCTTCCTGGGCATCCTCATCGAAAACTATGCTGGAGCCTTCCCCGTATGGCTCGCTCCGGTACAGATCAAATTCCTGCCCATTTCCGATAAGCATTTGGCCTATGCTTTGGAACTGCGCAAGAAATTCAAGAAGCTGGGCATCCGCGTAGAAGTAGACGAAAGCAACGAAAAGATCGGCTACAAGATTCGCAAGGCCCAGATGGAAAAGGTTCCGTACATGGCTATCATCGGCGACAAGGAAATCGAAACGAATACCTTGTCCCTCCGTGACAGAGCAAAAGGCGATCTCGGCGCAAAACCGGTCGACGAAGTCGTCGCTCATATTCAGGAACTGACGGCTACGCGCAAAGGATAA
- a CDS encoding electron transfer flavoprotein subunit beta/FixA family protein, whose product MEILVCVKQVPDTAEVKIDPVKHTVIRAGVPNIFNPFDQNALEAALQLKDNQGAKVTVLSMGPPQAKDVLREALAMGADDAYLLTDRKVGGSDTLATGYCLAQAVKKVAELKGIEQFDIILCGKQAIDGDTAQVGPQIACELGIPQITYAAEIKVEGTTVTVKQQNEEGYIVTEAQFPVLITAVKELNEPRFPTIRGTMKAKRREIPELSAADINADESQIGLSGSPTKVRKIFTPPQRTQGLVINEEDAQVAVDQLMAKLTENKII is encoded by the coding sequence ATGGAAATATTGGTATGTGTCAAACAAGTTCCGGACACAGCAGAAGTTAAGATTGACCCCGTAAAACATACCGTCATTCGTGCTGGTGTTCCTAACATTTTCAACCCCTTTGACCAGAACGCTTTGGAAGCAGCTTTGCAGTTGAAGGACAATCAGGGTGCAAAGGTTACTGTCCTTTCCATGGGTCCCCCGCAGGCAAAAGACGTATTGCGCGAAGCTCTGGCAATGGGCGCTGACGACGCTTATCTCCTGACAGACCGCAAAGTTGGCGGCTCTGATACATTGGCTACAGGTTATTGCCTGGCTCAGGCTGTTAAAAAAGTTGCTGAACTCAAAGGCATCGAACAGTTCGATATCATCCTTTGCGGCAAACAGGCTATCGACGGCGACACGGCTCAGGTTGGCCCGCAGATCGCTTGCGAACTCGGCATTCCTCAGATTACATATGCTGCCGAAATCAAAGTTGAAGGCACGACTGTAACGGTTAAACAGCAGAACGAAGAAGGCTACATCGTAACGGAAGCTCAGTTCCCCGTTTTGATTACAGCCGTTAAAGAATTGAACGAACCGCGCTTCCCGACCATCCGTGGTACGATGAAAGCAAAACGTCGTGAAATTCCTGAATTGTCTGCTGCTGACATCAACGCTGACGAATCTCAGATTGGTTTGAGCGGTTCTCCGACAAAAGTTCGTAAGATTTTCACACCGCCTCAGAGAACACAGGGTCTCGTTATTAACGAAGAAGACGCCCAGGTAGCAGTAGATCAGTTGATGGCTAAATTGACTGAAAACAAAATCATCTAA
- a CDS encoding electron transfer flavoprotein subunit alpha/FixB family protein — MDLAEYKGVYVIAEQFEGKLRNVSFELLGQGRKLADGIGDEVGAVLIGYNVKPLAQELIAHGAHKVYVYDDEKLANYNTTAYSKVLCDFFHEVKPNVFLVGATNIGRDLGPRVANSLKTGLTADCTGLSVDEDGKTIVWTRPALGGNIMAEIICPDNRPQMGTVRPNVFKKPEADPSATGEVIEMEAKLSDADFMTKFVELIKMGGEGVKIEEADVIVAGGRGMNGAEPFVGGGILKELADVLGGAVGASRAAVDAGWIDALHQVGQTGKTVGPKLYIACAISGAIQHLAGMTGSDCIIAINKDEDAPIFKVCDYGIVGDAFEVVPKLTAAIKAAKGMA, encoded by the coding sequence ATGGATTTAGCAGAATACAAAGGCGTATATGTAATCGCTGAACAATTCGAAGGCAAATTACGTAACGTATCTTTCGAACTGTTGGGCCAGGGCCGTAAATTGGCTGACGGCATCGGTGACGAAGTAGGTGCGGTACTGATTGGTTATAACGTAAAACCGTTGGCACAGGAACTCATCGCTCATGGCGCTCACAAAGTATATGTATATGACGATGAAAAATTGGCTAACTACAACACAACGGCTTACTCTAAAGTTCTGTGCGACTTCTTCCATGAAGTTAAACCGAACGTATTCCTCGTAGGCGCTACGAACATCGGCCGCGATCTCGGCCCCCGCGTCGCTAACTCCCTGAAAACGGGCTTGACGGCTGACTGCACGGGTCTTTCCGTTGACGAAGACGGCAAGACGATCGTTTGGACTCGTCCGGCTTTGGGCGGCAACATCATGGCTGAAATCATTTGCCCGGATAACCGTCCGCAGATGGGTACTGTTCGTCCGAACGTATTCAAAAAACCGGAAGCTGATCCGAGCGCTACAGGCGAAGTTATCGAAATGGAAGCAAAACTTTCCGACGCTGACTTCATGACGAAATTCGTTGAACTCATTAAAATGGGCGGCGAAGGCGTTAAGATCGAAGAAGCTGACGTTATCGTTGCCGGCGGCCGCGGCATGAACGGCGCTGAACCGTTTGTTGGCGGCGGTATCCTGAAAGAATTGGCAGACGTATTGGGCGGCGCTGTCGGCGCATCCCGTGCAGCTGTTGACGCTGGCTGGATCGACGCTCTCCATCAGGTTGGCCAGACAGGTAAGACTGTTGGCCCGAAACTCTACATCGCTTGCGCTATTTCCGGTGCTATTCAGCACTTGGCAGGCATGACGGGTTCTGACTGCATCATCGCTATCAACAAAGACGAAGATGCTCCGATCTTCAAAGTTTGCGACTACGGTATCGTTGGCGACGCTTTCGAAGTAGTTCCCAAACTCACAGCAGCTATTAAAGCAGCCAAAGGTATGGCATAA
- the ylqF gene encoding ribosome biogenesis GTPase YlqF, with protein sequence MIINWYPGHMAKARRLIEANLKVIDVVIELVDARIPMSSTNPMIASLIGQKPSVVVMNKADLADPDMVKEWVQYYKEQGRIVLPLNSKDGKGVKQLVALVRKLAEPKLAHWRARGLKNRSVRTMILGIPNVGKSTLINKLARRSAAKTADKPGETKGKQWVHIGDQLDLLDTPGVLWPKLENQVSAYRLAATGAISDTVFDMETVITQLIEELSQFYADELLARFKLDALGAAPLETIEAIGRKRGCIVSGGVVDMEKTYKLILKEYREGKIGLISLDRCGEACGGGES encoded by the coding sequence ATGATTATCAACTGGTATCCCGGCCACATGGCGAAAGCCAGGCGGCTGATAGAAGCAAATCTGAAGGTCATCGACGTTGTCATCGAGCTCGTCGACGCCCGCATCCCCATGAGCAGCACCAACCCCATGATAGCCAGCCTCATCGGCCAGAAGCCGTCGGTCGTCGTCATGAACAAGGCCGATCTGGCCGACCCGGACATGGTCAAGGAATGGGTGCAGTATTATAAGGAGCAAGGACGCATCGTGCTGCCCTTAAACAGCAAAGACGGCAAAGGCGTCAAGCAGCTTGTCGCCCTGGTACGTAAGCTGGCTGAACCGAAGCTGGCCCATTGGCGGGCCCGGGGACTGAAGAACCGTTCCGTGCGGACGATGATCCTCGGCATTCCCAACGTAGGCAAGTCGACGCTCATCAACAAGCTGGCCCGGCGCAGCGCCGCCAAGACAGCCGACAAGCCGGGCGAAACGAAGGGCAAGCAGTGGGTTCACATCGGCGATCAGCTCGACCTTCTCGACACGCCGGGCGTATTGTGGCCTAAGCTGGAAAATCAGGTCAGCGCCTATCGGCTGGCCGCGACAGGGGCCATTTCCGACACGGTATTCGACATGGAAACGGTCATTACCCAGCTCATCGAAGAATTGAGCCAGTTCTACGCCGACGAATTGCTGGCGAGATTTAAGCTGGACGCGCTGGGAGCTGCGCCCTTGGAAACGATCGAAGCCATCGGCCGCAAGCGTGGCTGCATCGTATCAGGCGGCGTCGTCGACATGGAGAAGACTTATAAGCTCATTTTGAAGGAATACCGCGAAGGCAAAATCGGCTTGATTTCCCTGGACCGCTGCGGCGAAGCGTGTGGGGGCGGAGAATCATGA
- a CDS encoding S-layer homology domain-containing protein encodes MMKKLIAMAAASILTMGMTSAGAANPFADVPADSWAYRSVAELAEAGVIQGVDGNYFQGNRSITRYEAAEMVAKAMAHMDRASVEQRAVIHKLADEYAEELNRLGLRVAALENKVGNVKFSGDARFRYRYQNSAGSRVGKENDDSWDYRIRLRGQAQLDERLKATVSISSDWQSFSENGAVSGGTNDAFADALKVDYEADSFYLSLGRTDIYKIGGPRSYGYTYSDIFDRIEGQYHGDTFALTAGYGKFKKGNVMAGSVQGDDSINGVKTGYGEIEAFFGSDSAAGVYYNDFNTTGNGEANRDFNADSLWGAYASVNIGSKWNVLAQYERTNLNHDTKYTHDDGSADLFIGRLMYGKSSMAIPKSWDIWTEYIDAEDGTWLGGFTTSWRFASQMDNLTSWGVGVDYVFAKNAMFSVMQSFATEAKAGGMADPEEQTRAELIFAF; translated from the coding sequence ATGATGAAGAAACTAATCGCTATGGCGGCGGCCAGTATCCTGACAATGGGCATGACGAGTGCCGGTGCTGCCAATCCCTTTGCCGACGTGCCTGCCGACAGCTGGGCTTACCGCTCTGTGGCGGAGCTGGCTGAGGCCGGCGTGATTCAGGGCGTAGACGGAAATTATTTTCAGGGAAACCGTTCCATTACGCGGTATGAAGCGGCTGAAATGGTCGCTAAGGCCATGGCTCATATGGACAGGGCGTCGGTAGAACAGCGGGCCGTGATTCACAAGCTGGCCGACGAGTACGCCGAAGAGCTGAACCGCCTCGGCCTTCGCGTCGCGGCTTTAGAGAACAAGGTCGGCAATGTGAAGTTCAGCGGCGACGCCCGCTTCCGCTATCGCTATCAGAATTCTGCAGGCAGCCGCGTCGGCAAGGAAAATGACGATTCCTGGGATTACCGCATCCGCCTTCGCGGACAGGCACAGCTCGACGAACGGCTGAAAGCCACCGTAAGCATCAGCTCGGACTGGCAGAGCTTCAGTGAAAACGGCGCGGTCAGCGGCGGCACGAACGACGCCTTTGCCGACGCCCTCAAAGTCGACTACGAGGCGGATTCCTTTTATCTGAGCCTTGGCCGGACGGATATATACAAGATCGGCGGCCCGCGCAGCTATGGTTACACGTACAGCGATATCTTCGACCGCATAGAAGGGCAGTACCATGGGGATACATTTGCTCTTACGGCGGGCTACGGCAAATTCAAAAAGGGGAATGTCATGGCCGGCAGCGTCCAAGGCGATGATTCCATCAACGGCGTAAAGACCGGCTACGGCGAAATCGAAGCTTTTTTTGGCAGCGATTCGGCTGCCGGCGTATATTATAATGATTTCAATACGACTGGGAACGGAGAAGCCAACAGGGATTTTAACGCCGACTCCTTGTGGGGCGCCTATGCCAGCGTCAACATCGGCTCGAAATGGAATGTATTGGCTCAGTATGAACGCACGAACTTAAACCATGATACGAAATATACGCACGACGACGGCTCTGCCGACTTGTTCATCGGCCGCCTGATGTACGGGAAATCAAGCATGGCAATCCCGAAATCGTGGGATATCTGGACGGAATACATCGATGCAGAAGACGGTACCTGGCTCGGCGGCTTTACGACGTCGTGGCGCTTCGCCTCGCAGATGGACAATCTGACGTCATGGGGCGTCGGCGTCGACTATGTATTTGCCAAGAACGCCATGTTCAGCGTCATGCAGTCCTTCGCTACGGAAGCCAAGGCCGGCGGCATGGCTGATCCGGAAGAACAGACGCGGGCAGAATTGATTTTCGCGTTTTAA
- a CDS encoding acyl-CoA dehydrogenase: MNFNLTDVQQEFVKLAKDFGEKKLAPTITERDHQGIFDRALVDEMLSLGLAGAYFEEKYGGAECDVLSYILAVEELAKYDAGMSITLSAHVSLCINPIWQFGTEEQKEKYLPGLIEGTKLGAFGLTEPNAGTDASGQQTVATKDENGDYILNGSKVFITNAGEADVYIVFAMTDKSQGTKGISAFIIEKGWEGFTFGKKEDKLGIHTSQTMELVFQNVKVPKENLLGGEGKGFKVAMMTLDGGRIGVAAQALGIAEAALNDAVEYSKQRVQFGKPLCKFQSVSFKLADMKMKIEAARNLVYKAAFLKHEGQPFTVDAAIAKRFASDVAMEVSVEAVQIFGGYGYSEEYPVARHMRDAKITQIYEGTNEVQLMVTSGALLR; this comes from the coding sequence ATGAATTTTAACTTGACAGACGTACAACAGGAATTTGTAAAATTGGCTAAAGACTTTGGCGAAAAGAAATTGGCCCCGACGATTACGGAACGCGACCATCAGGGTATTTTCGACCGTGCTCTCGTTGACGAAATGCTCAGCCTCGGCTTGGCTGGCGCTTATTTCGAAGAAAAATACGGCGGCGCTGAATGCGACGTATTGAGCTATATCCTGGCCGTTGAAGAATTGGCTAAATATGACGCTGGTATGTCCATCACATTGTCCGCTCACGTATCCCTCTGCATCAACCCGATTTGGCAGTTTGGTACGGAAGAACAGAAAGAAAAATACCTGCCCGGCTTGATCGAAGGCACGAAACTCGGCGCTTTCGGCTTGACAGAACCGAACGCTGGTACTGACGCTTCCGGCCAGCAGACCGTTGCTACGAAAGACGAAAACGGCGACTACATCCTGAATGGCTCCAAAGTATTCATCACGAATGCCGGCGAAGCTGACGTTTACATCGTATTCGCTATGACCGATAAATCCCAGGGCACGAAGGGCATCAGCGCCTTCATCATCGAAAAAGGCTGGGAAGGCTTCACATTCGGCAAGAAAGAAGACAAATTGGGCATCCATACTTCCCAGACGATGGAATTAGTATTCCAGAACGTAAAAGTTCCGAAAGAAAACCTCCTCGGCGGCGAAGGCAAAGGCTTCAAAGTTGCTATGATGACCTTGGACGGCGGCCGTATCGGCGTTGCTGCTCAGGCTCTCGGCATTGCAGAAGCTGCTTTGAACGATGCAGTTGAATACTCCAAACAGCGTGTTCAGTTCGGCAAACCGCTTTGCAAATTCCAGTCCGTTTCCTTCAAACTGGCTGACATGAAGATGAAGATTGAAGCTGCTCGTAACCTCGTTTACAAAGCTGCTTTCTTGAAACACGAAGGCCAGCCGTTCACGGTTGACGCTGCTATCGCTAAGAGATTCGCTTCCGACGTAGCTATGGAAGTTTCCGTTGAAGCTGTTCAGATCTTCGGCGGCTATGGCTACAGCGAAGAATATCCGGTTGCTCGTCATATGCGTGACGCTAAGATCACTCAGATCTATGAAGGCACCAACGAAGTTCAGTTGATGGTAACATCCGGCGCTTTGTTGCGGTAA
- a CDS encoding NUDIX hydrolase — MDEFKPWPERIVRQNPCMNTVPCAVLAPVVCVDGEEHLVFEVRSSKLSWQPGDICFPGGVIEKSDSSPLEAALRETQEELGVSPSHIHVWGPLDYVESPVGVKIYPFAAYIDTTDFVISRGEIDHIFTVPLDWFAAHEPEIAQVELATRPGPGFPAGLPVSNQVGWKKRSTYNVLFYAYKEYKIWGITAQILDNFRGIRDIINT; from the coding sequence ATGGATGAGTTCAAGCCCTGGCCGGAAAGAATTGTCCGGCAGAATCCCTGCATGAATACGGTGCCGTGCGCCGTGCTGGCTCCTGTCGTCTGCGTGGACGGCGAAGAACATCTGGTATTCGAGGTACGCAGCAGTAAGCTGAGCTGGCAGCCCGGAGATATCTGCTTTCCCGGCGGCGTCATAGAAAAAAGCGACAGCAGCCCGTTGGAAGCGGCCCTGAGGGAAACGCAGGAGGAATTAGGCGTCAGCCCTTCTCATATTCACGTCTGGGGGCCTTTGGATTACGTCGAGTCTCCTGTCGGCGTAAAGATATATCCCTTTGCGGCGTATATCGACACGACGGATTTCGTCATCAGCAGAGGAGAAATAGACCATATCTTTACCGTGCCGCTGGACTGGTTTGCTGCCCATGAGCCGGAAATCGCCCAGGTCGAACTGGCAACGCGGCCGGGGCCGGGGTTTCCGGCGGGACTGCCCGTATCGAACCAAGTGGGATGGAAAAAACGAAGTACCTATAATGTGCTCTTCTATGCATATAAAGAATACAAAATATGGGGGATTACGGCCCAGATTCTTGACAACTTCAGGGGGATTCGTGATATAATAAACACGTAG
- the leuS gene encoding leucine--tRNA ligase translates to MEKYIPQEIEKKWQHKWLEDKTDRCPDDNGKPPYYVLEMFPYPSGNLHMGHVRNYTIGDVIARYRRMNGYNVLHPMGYDAFGMPAENAAIKHGTPPADWTFSNIENMTRQQKALGLSYDWDREVATCHEKYYKWTQWIFELLYKRGLAYRKEAKVNWCEKCNTVLANEQVIDGLCWRCDSPVVKKDLKQWFFKITDYADRLLDDLKLLPGWPERVKTMQKNWIGRSEGAEFSFEIPEIGKSIPMFSTRVDTVFGVTYIVLAPEHPYVEELIKGRDNEEELRAFITRMKNMNDIERTSNDAEKEGMFTGAYAVNPLNNEQVPIWIANYVLVDYGTGAVMGVPGHDQRDWEFAKKFNLPIRLVVQNKDMSLDLNTMEGAYHDPGVLVNSGEFNGLTDEEGRKAITKWLVDHNLGKGTVNFKLRDWLISRQRYWGAPIPIIYCPKCGEQLVPEDQLPVKLPTDVQFTAGAVSPLATSEEFVHCTCPKCGGPATRETDTMDTFVCSSWYFLRYTDARNDEQAWDPKKANHWMNVDQYIGGIEHAILHLMYSRFFMKVFHDAGLVDNVEPFERLLTQGMVLMDGSKMSKSKGNVVSPEEILAKYGADTGRLFILFAAPPERDLEWSDQGVEGSYRFLNRVWRIVHQYIDLAKNGERDRDLTEAEKALRLQEHKTIAKVTEDVKGVDGDYALNTAVSSIMELVNAMYAYVGANTSIRSDVALEVNTNLLKLLAPFTPHITEELWQIAGFEGSVHEQDWPEVDAGALVVDEIELPVQINGKVRERITVPVEIGQDELREKVLSMPRVKDFTDGKTIVKFIVVPKKIINIVVK, encoded by the coding sequence TTGGAAAAATATATTCCCCAAGAAATAGAAAAGAAATGGCAGCATAAATGGCTGGAAGACAAGACAGACCGTTGCCCCGACGACAACGGCAAGCCGCCGTATTATGTACTGGAAATGTTTCCGTATCCTTCGGGCAATCTCCATATGGGGCATGTCCGCAACTACACCATCGGCGACGTCATCGCCCGCTACCGCCGCATGAACGGCTACAACGTCCTGCATCCCATGGGCTACGACGCTTTCGGCATGCCTGCTGAAAACGCGGCTATCAAACACGGCACGCCGCCGGCAGATTGGACGTTCAGCAATATTGAAAACATGACGCGCCAGCAGAAGGCCCTCGGCCTTTCCTATGACTGGGACCGCGAAGTGGCTACGTGCCATGAAAAATATTATAAATGGACGCAGTGGATTTTCGAGCTGCTGTACAAGCGTGGCCTGGCATACCGCAAGGAAGCTAAGGTAAACTGGTGCGAAAAGTGCAACACTGTACTGGCTAACGAACAGGTTATCGACGGCTTGTGCTGGCGCTGCGATTCGCCCGTCGTCAAAAAGGATTTGAAGCAGTGGTTCTTCAAAATTACCGATTATGCCGACCGCCTTCTCGACGATTTGAAGCTCCTTCCCGGCTGGCCGGAACGGGTTAAAACGATGCAGAAAAACTGGATTGGCCGCAGCGAAGGGGCGGAATTCTCCTTTGAAATCCCAGAAATCGGCAAATCCATTCCCATGTTCTCTACACGCGTCGATACGGTGTTCGGCGTAACCTACATCGTACTGGCTCCGGAACATCCCTATGTGGAAGAACTCATTAAGGGACGGGACAACGAAGAAGAACTTCGCGCCTTTATTACGCGCATGAAGAACATGAACGACATCGAACGGACATCGAACGACGCCGAAAAAGAAGGCATGTTCACCGGCGCTTACGCTGTCAATCCCCTGAATAACGAACAAGTGCCGATCTGGATTGCCAACTACGTCCTGGTAGATTACGGTACGGGCGCTGTCATGGGCGTTCCGGGCCACGACCAGCGCGACTGGGAATTCGCTAAGAAATTCAACCTGCCTATCCGCTTAGTCGTACAGAATAAAGATATGAGCCTCGATTTGAATACGATGGAAGGGGCGTACCACGACCCGGGCGTTCTGGTCAACTCCGGCGAATTCAACGGCCTGACTGACGAAGAAGGCCGCAAAGCCATTACGAAATGGCTCGTCGACCACAACCTCGGCAAGGGCACGGTCAACTTCAAGCTCCGCGACTGGCTTATTTCCCGTCAGCGCTATTGGGGCGCGCCGATTCCTATTATTTACTGCCCGAAATGCGGCGAACAGCTCGTGCCGGAAGATCAGCTGCCGGTTAAGCTGCCGACGGATGTCCAGTTTACGGCCGGCGCCGTATCTCCCTTGGCGACGAGCGAAGAATTCGTTCACTGCACCTGCCCGAAATGCGGCGGCCCGGCGACGAGAGAAACCGATACGATGGATACCTTCGTCTGCTCGTCCTGGTATTTCCTGCGCTATACCGATGCCCGCAACGATGAACAGGCCTGGGACCCGAAGAAGGCCAACCACTGGATGAATGTAGACCAGTACATCGGCGGCATTGAACACGCAATTCTGCACCTGATGTATTCCCGTTTCTTCATGAAGGTCTTCCACGACGCCGGCCTCGTCGACAATGTAGAACCGTTCGAACGCCTGCTGACCCAGGGCATGGTCCTCATGGACGGCAGCAAGATGTCGAAATCAAAGGGCAACGTCGTATCGCCGGAAGAAATCCTCGCCAAATACGGCGCCGATACGGGCCGGCTGTTTATCCTGTTTGCCGCGCCGCCGGAACGTGACCTCGAATGGTCCGATCAGGGCGTAGAAGGTTCGTACCGTTTCCTCAACCGAGTATGGCGTATCGTCCACCAGTACATTGACCTGGCTAAGAACGGCGAAAGGGACCGCGATTTGACGGAAGCAGAAAAGGCGCTTCGCCTGCAGGAACATAAAACCATCGCCAAGGTGACGGAAGACGTCAAAGGCGTAGACGGCGACTATGCGCTGAATACGGCTGTCAGCTCAATTATGGAGCTGGTAAATGCCATGTATGCCTATGTCGGCGCCAATACATCTATCCGCAGCGACGTTGCCTTAGAGGTCAACACCAATCTCTTAAAGCTCCTGGCTCCCTTTACGCCGCACATTACAGAAGAATTGTGGCAGATTGCCGGCTTTGAAGGCAGTGTTCACGAACAGGATTGGCCGGAAGTAGATGCTGGCGCTTTGGTCGTCGATGAAATCGAACTGCCTGTCCAGATTAACGGCAAGGTACGCGAACGTATCACTGTTCCCGTTGAAATCGGTCAGGATGAATTGAGGGAAAAGGTATTGTCTATGCCGCGCGTCAAAGATTTCACCGACGGCAAGACGATTGTTAAATTTATCGTTGTACCTAAAAAAATCATCAATATCGTCGTAAAATAA